The following are from one region of the Nicotiana tabacum cultivar K326 chromosome 3, ASM71507v2, whole genome shotgun sequence genome:
- the LOC142176274 gene encoding uncharacterized protein LOC142176274, whose protein sequence is MIDPWIVLGDFNTILSVNDRQNGVPVHPAEVKDFQECIEDIVLGQLKRTVYHNPGCSDHTPIIVSTRRVKQVLPRPFKLLNVLLQEQTFKEVIPSTCQHKVPGYTMYGVCKKPKLIKLNTKHLHKEVTSIEKRVEAIREKLHVTQQLLKSDLYNSNLIQEERELILELEKWSNIHEDILRQKSRVVRLAKGDLNTRYFHAQLKTRQARNHISSICNDRGIMLTDPAQVQQKFIKFFQKLLGIMASEMPCLNSTIAKDR, encoded by the exons ATGATTGATCCCTGGATTGTGTTAGGGGACTTCAATACTATACTCTCAGTAAATGACAGGCAGAATGGTGTTCCAGTACACCCAGCTGAAGTCAAGGATTTTCAAGAATGCATTGAAGATATTGTCCTTGGGCAACTTAAAAGAACAG TCTATCACAACCCAGGGTGCTCAGATCACACTCCAATCATAGTTAGCACTAGAAGAGTCAAGCAAGTACTTCCAAGACCATTCAAATTACTCAATGTCCTTCTTCAAGAACAGACTTTCAAGGAAGTAATCCCGTCTACATGTCAACATAAAGTTCCTGGATACACTATGTATGGGGTATGTAAAAAGCCCAAGCTTATTAAGCTTAACACAAAACATCTTCATAAAGAAGTAACCAGCATAGAGAAAAGAGTAGAGGCCATTCGAGAAAAGCTACATGTCACTCAGCAGCTGTTGAAATCAGACCTCTACAACTCCAACTTGATACAAGAGGAGAGAGAACTGATACTGGAATTAGAAAAATGGTCCAACATACATGAGGATATACTGAGGCAGAAGTCTAGGGTTGTACGGTTAGCAAAAGGGGACTTGAACACCAGATATTTCCATGCACAACTGAAGACTAGACAAGCAAGGAATCATATCTCATCAATATGTAATGATCGGGGAATAATGTTAACTGATCCTGCACAAGTTCAACAAAAGTTCATTAAATTCTTCCAAAAGCTATTGGGAATTATGGCCAGTGAAATGCCATGCCTAAATAGTACCATAGCAAAGGATAGATAA